The proteins below come from a single uncultured Carboxylicivirga sp. genomic window:
- a CDS encoding methyl-accepting chemotaxis protein: MNEIVKQGLLALATIPLAYLLLKLIFRGSIMFKFSFYTVVLSIFVGFTSYFKFELDGWHELLITLLNVTVGFFVFLHLNKLLRKPLDKAVYQANLLSKGNLHVEIEQIKAKNELGVLSNSLYYLKTQLTTIISNTNQSILKFENLANQLKVTSEHITSGISEQASSLEEISSTMEEMASNIASNNTNSQRASQYAKETQKEVKVVHEAATKSLKAVSLIADQINMISEIAMQTNILSLNAAVEAANAGNYGKGFSVVATEVRKLADKSRQVANSISSEAENSLELTHFLGERFDDVVPKIQKSTESIHEISAASLQQNVGVEQMNETIQNLSHKAQGATMVADKMLFNSTEIEAEMQNLRETISYFKV; encoded by the coding sequence ATGAATGAAATAGTTAAACAAGGTTTGTTGGCTCTCGCTACCATTCCTTTAGCTTATTTACTGTTAAAGCTGATCTTTAGAGGATCCATCATGTTTAAGTTTAGCTTTTATACTGTAGTTTTAAGCATATTTGTTGGATTTACATCTTACTTTAAATTTGAGTTAGACGGTTGGCACGAATTATTAATAACTTTATTAAACGTGACGGTTGGTTTTTTTGTTTTTCTGCATTTAAATAAACTCTTACGAAAGCCTTTAGATAAAGCTGTTTATCAAGCTAACTTGTTGTCAAAAGGCAATTTGCATGTCGAAATAGAACAAATTAAGGCAAAAAATGAATTAGGCGTACTATCAAATTCATTATATTATTTAAAGACGCAATTAACAACCATTATTTCAAACACAAATCAAAGTATTTTAAAATTCGAAAATTTAGCTAATCAGTTAAAAGTTACATCAGAACATATTACTTCAGGTATTAGCGAGCAAGCATCATCACTAGAGGAAATTTCTTCGACAATGGAGGAAATGGCTAGCAATATAGCAAGTAATAATACAAATTCGCAAAGAGCTTCTCAATATGCAAAAGAAACACAGAAGGAAGTAAAGGTTGTTCACGAAGCAGCCACAAAAAGTTTAAAAGCAGTTTCATTAATTGCAGATCAAATAAATATGATTAGCGAAATTGCCATGCAAACTAATATTTTATCATTGAATGCAGCTGTTGAAGCAGCTAATGCAGGTAACTATGGCAAAGGATTTTCAGTAGTAGCTACTGAAGTGCGTAAGTTGGCAGATAAGAGTAGACAAGTAGCCAACTCAATATCAAGCGAAGCTGAAAATAGCCTAGAGTTAACTCATTTTTTAGGAGAAAGGTTTGATGATGTAGTGCCTAAAATACAAAAATCTACTGAATCAATTCATGAAATATCGGCAGCTAGTTTACAGCAAAATGTGGGTGTTGAGCAAATGAATGAAACGATTCAAAATTTAAGTCATAAGGCTCAGGGAGCTACAATGGTGGCTGATAAAATGTTATTCAACTCAACGGAGATTGAAGCAGAAATGCAGAATTTAAGAGAAACCATTTCATATTTCAAAGTTTAA
- a CDS encoding calcineurin-like phosphoesterase C-terminal domain-containing protein, which translates to MKHFILLFAFFIGITNLELKAIDKKAKGFVYNDINLNQVKDKNEKGIEGVLVSNGVDIVKTNKHGEYEISISSGDVIFVVKPNGWKFPLNDNNLPQFYYLYKPNGSPSNYNYKGILPTGELPDEINFALCQSDDEEQFKVLLLGDTQPYSIEQVDFFAEDIAVELIGRTDINFGMTMGDIVGDDLNLFYPLNQAIAQIGIPWYNVMGNHDVNYMAPDDIQADDTFNRVYGPSTYAFVYGKVHFIVLDDILHHPEVGSTKYDGGLRADQLEFVSNYLKNVSQDDLIVLNMHIPFAQNDSSFRPDDQSKLFELLKDFPKTLSISGHSHLMNNYFFESSSSDWKQETPHHHFNVGAACGSWWSGLRNEKDVPHSMMRDGTPNGYAIITFNATDYTIDWKVAGSPHDHKMNIYVPRGVKANSKDTTLLTVNFFNGSEQSEIEYRIKGQTDWIKMNKTETYDPYYEKIAQRWVNFKKIKLDEAWLSDSTLTIHDFPGAPLIGPVKSTHIWQANIGNCIQSGRYVIEVKVRDRYGRTFKQYHTMRVD; encoded by the coding sequence ATGAAACATTTTATTCTTTTATTTGCATTTTTTATAGGGATTACAAATTTGGAATTAAAGGCGATTGATAAAAAAGCCAAAGGGTTTGTTTATAATGATATAAACCTAAATCAAGTAAAAGATAAAAACGAGAAGGGAATAGAAGGTGTTTTGGTATCTAACGGAGTCGATATAGTTAAAACCAATAAGCATGGTGAATACGAAATATCGATATCAAGTGGAGATGTGATTTTTGTAGTAAAGCCTAATGGATGGAAGTTCCCATTGAATGATAATAATTTACCACAGTTTTATTATTTGTATAAGCCTAACGGATCGCCTTCGAATTATAATTATAAGGGTATTTTACCAACTGGTGAGCTGCCGGATGAAATTAATTTTGCTTTATGTCAATCTGATGATGAAGAGCAATTTAAAGTGCTTCTATTAGGCGATACTCAACCCTATAGTATCGAACAAGTTGATTTTTTTGCCGAAGATATTGCTGTGGAACTGATAGGGCGAACTGATATTAATTTTGGTATGACAATGGGAGATATTGTGGGCGACGATTTAAATTTATTTTATCCCTTAAATCAAGCTATAGCACAAATTGGCATTCCTTGGTACAATGTAATGGGTAATCACGATGTTAATTATATGGCACCGGATGATATTCAGGCAGATGATACATTTAATCGGGTTTATGGTCCCTCAACATATGCATTTGTATATGGTAAAGTACATTTTATTGTATTGGATGATATTCTTCATCACCCCGAAGTTGGATCGACTAAATATGATGGAGGTTTGCGAGCCGATCAGCTTGAGTTTGTAAGTAATTATTTAAAGAATGTTTCTCAAGACGACTTAATTGTGCTTAATATGCATATTCCATTTGCGCAAAATGACAGCAGTTTTCGTCCTGATGATCAATCTAAATTATTTGAGTTATTAAAAGATTTTCCTAAAACGCTTTCTATTTCAGGACATAGTCATCTCATGAATAACTATTTTTTTGAGTCATCTTCAAGTGATTGGAAACAAGAGACTCCTCATCATCATTTTAATGTTGGAGCAGCCTGTGGTAGCTGGTGGAGTGGCTTGCGAAATGAAAAAGATGTTCCTCATTCAATGATGAGAGATGGAACACCCAATGGTTATGCAATTATTACTTTTAATGCAACTGATTATACGATTGATTGGAAAGTGGCTGGAAGTCCGCATGATCATAAGATGAATATTTATGTGCCTCGAGGAGTAAAAGCTAATTCGAAAGATACAACACTATTAACGGTTAACTTCTTTAATGGAAGTGAACAGTCTGAAATTGAATATCGAATAAAAGGACAAACCGACTGGATTAAAATGAATAAAACTGAAACTTATGATCCCTACTATGAAAAAATTGCTCAGCGTTGGGTCAATTTTAAAAAGATAAAATTAGACGAAGCATGGTTATCCGATTCAACATTAACAATTCATGATTTTCCTGGAGCTCCATTAATTGGACCTGTTAAATCAACACATATTTGGCAGGCTAATATTGGAAATTGCATTCAATCAGGAAGATATGTTATTGAAGTAAAGGTTAGAGATAGGTATGGTCGGACTTTTAAACAGTATCATACAATGAGGGTAGATTAG
- a CDS encoding HAMP domain-containing sensor histidine kinase, whose product MAFNYLAKQFYLNDIENDIDVLDKYYDSLPEQILKYYKVLLPFMLLVFITYCFTDHLIREIPALSVTRIPAIVMILALLIIKHSPLKDRKTLVVVCNNIYVLGLLSMGLGIISITAKNNMINPGITAFIMLTVGSYFFIKGFYSILLVYTIPLLVTIFAIFFYPSIFANKQIEFINPMVIYIGVIAVSLLSEKTRFNEFYYKTKLSEEKHRTDNLYKEVVHQNIELVSLDKSRNEALSELTVSNNTKDKLFSLIAHDLRQPFSVLIGLSKVLVEERKLLSEDDLNEFHKQIYIASESTYKLLENLLQWSMSQTNSFIMNPSSQPINKLINEVINEVQPALEQKQIIIKKQLINADVWIDKDAFMAITRNILTNAIKFSKSKERIEISTLPKDELINISFKDYGAGITPETLTKITNSMLVESQPGTNNEKGTGLGLALCNDLIKKSNGSICFDSELNKGTTITVSIPLCNHHSN is encoded by the coding sequence ATGGCTTTCAATTACTTAGCCAAACAATTTTACCTTAACGACATCGAAAATGATATCGATGTTTTAGACAAGTACTATGATAGTCTGCCTGAACAAATTCTAAAGTACTACAAGGTATTATTGCCCTTTATGCTATTGGTTTTTATCACCTATTGCTTTACTGATCATTTAATTAGAGAAATACCAGCACTTTCAGTTACTCGTATTCCTGCAATTGTAATGATACTTGCTTTATTAATTATAAAGCATTCTCCTTTAAAGGATAGAAAAACATTGGTCGTTGTATGTAATAATATTTACGTTCTTGGACTACTTTCGATGGGATTAGGTATTATTTCAATTACTGCCAAAAATAATATGATTAATCCAGGAATTACTGCTTTTATAATGCTAACAGTGGGATCCTATTTTTTTATTAAAGGTTTTTATTCAATTCTTTTAGTATACACCATTCCATTATTGGTAACCATTTTTGCCATATTCTTCTATCCTTCCATCTTTGCAAACAAACAGATTGAATTTATTAACCCAATGGTAATTTATATTGGAGTTATTGCTGTTAGCTTGCTAAGTGAAAAAACAAGATTTAATGAATTTTACTATAAAACCAAACTATCGGAAGAAAAACATCGCACAGACAATCTTTACAAAGAAGTTGTTCATCAAAACATTGAACTGGTATCACTAGATAAATCCAGAAATGAAGCTTTATCGGAATTGACAGTTTCAAATAATACAAAAGACAAACTTTTTTCGTTGATTGCTCATGATCTTCGTCAACCATTCTCTGTGTTAATTGGTTTATCTAAAGTTTTAGTTGAAGAAAGAAAACTACTATCTGAAGATGATTTAAATGAATTCCATAAACAGATCTATATAGCATCTGAATCTACCTATAAGCTTTTAGAAAACCTTCTTCAATGGTCAATGTCGCAAACGAATTCATTTATCATGAATCCATCATCACAACCAATAAATAAGCTTATTAATGAAGTTATAAATGAAGTTCAACCAGCTTTAGAACAAAAGCAGATTATAATAAAAAAACAGTTAATCAATGCTGATGTATGGATTGATAAAGACGCTTTTATGGCAATTACCCGAAATATTTTAACAAATGCTATTAAATTCTCAAAATCGAAAGAGCGAATTGAAATTTCAACACTCCCAAAAGATGAATTAATAAATATAAGCTTTAAGGACTATGGGGCAGGTATTACTCCAGAGACGTTAACTAAAATTACCAATTCGATGTTAGTTGAATCACAACCAGGAACCAATAACGAAAAAGGTACCGGGTTAGGCTTAGCATTATGCAACGATTTAATAAAGAAATCAAACGGTAGTATTTGTTTTGACAGTGAATTAAATAAAGGAACAACCATCACGGTAAGTATTCCTTTATGTAACCATCATTCCAACTAA
- a CDS encoding aldo/keto reductase — translation MQNKIKLKSEPSIYGFVELWSSFAARKLRENTVRMEYRRFGKTNKKISVITLGGMRFKQVWENPRHEIPKETQDHCNHMVDLAIKNGINHFETAYGYTKSETVFGRTLNEELKIDRSSYHLMTKGNPSTAEETRRLVEEQLKTLKTDYFDFYAWHGINTNQLVDSSCKTGGSVEELLKMKQEGIIKHVGFSTHAPLAPILKAINTDLFEFVNLHYYYFYQRNEAAVKLAQEKDMGVFIISPNDKGGQLYKAPDKIKRAISHSTPIQWNARFCLSNPAVHTLSFGMTEASHFNEMNGIFPSNIPLSEQDTQSKLLLDNMIHDDPYTAFDAFTLEDEPSDMDIPLLLHWRKLWKCYDLLDFAKYRYKELKTPNHWVPGVFPTPEAIDKIDFSKVPTNLPLREMLTELHETLYQPPVELNALNPANIRLAK, via the coding sequence GTGCAAAATAAAATTAAACTAAAATCTGAACCTTCGATTTATGGTTTTGTTGAACTTTGGAGTAGTTTTGCAGCTCGCAAATTAAGGGAGAATACAGTACGTATGGAGTATAGAAGATTCGGGAAGACCAATAAAAAGATTAGTGTTATTACATTAGGTGGAATGCGTTTTAAACAAGTGTGGGAAAATCCCCGTCATGAGATCCCAAAAGAAACACAAGACCACTGTAATCACATGGTTGATCTAGCTATAAAAAATGGTATTAATCATTTTGAAACAGCATATGGATATACAAAAAGTGAAACTGTATTTGGGCGAACTTTAAATGAAGAATTAAAAATAGATCGATCTTCGTACCATTTAATGACCAAAGGAAATCCTTCCACAGCTGAAGAAACTCGTCGGTTGGTTGAAGAGCAACTCAAAACCTTAAAAACAGATTATTTTGATTTTTATGCTTGGCATGGAATTAATACAAATCAGTTAGTTGATAGCTCATGTAAAACAGGTGGATCGGTTGAAGAGTTGTTAAAAATGAAGCAGGAAGGTATTATAAAACATGTAGGTTTTAGTACTCACGCACCTCTTGCACCAATATTAAAAGCCATCAACACCGATCTGTTTGAATTTGTAAACCTTCATTATTACTATTTCTATCAGCGAAACGAAGCTGCAGTTAAACTGGCGCAAGAAAAAGATATGGGGGTTTTTATCATCTCTCCTAACGACAAGGGAGGCCAACTGTATAAAGCTCCCGATAAAATTAAGAGGGCAATTTCTCATTCAACACCTATACAATGGAATGCTCGTTTTTGTCTGAGTAATCCTGCAGTTCATACATTATCATTTGGAATGACTGAAGCTTCGCATTTTAATGAGATGAATGGAATTTTTCCAAGTAATATTCCTCTTTCTGAACAAGATACACAAAGCAAGCTGTTATTAGATAATATGATTCATGATGATCCTTATACTGCTTTTGATGCCTTTACTTTAGAAGATGAGCCTTCAGATATGGATATTCCATTATTACTTCATTGGCGAAAACTATGGAAATGCTATGATTTACTAGACTTTGCTAAATACCGTTACAAAGAATTAAAAACACCTAATCATTGGGTTCCCGGAGTATTTCCTACTCCCGAAGCTATTGATAAAATTGATTTTTCTAAAGTACCAACTAATTTGCCACTTCGCGAAATGCTTACCGAATTACATGAAACCTTATATCAACCACCTGTTGAATTAAATGCATTAAATCCAGCTAACATAAGATTGGCTAAATAG
- a CDS encoding 2-dehydropantoate 2-reductase, which yields MHIAIIGTGGVGGYFGAKLAQAGNQVTFLARGEHLKAIKNNGLVVKSIDGDFEVKDVAVTDTITDIESPDLVIIAVKAWQIKEVRDDIAKILHPGSMVLPLQNGVMAAEELSEVIDTSYTLNGLCRIISKIDGPGVINHFGVKPEIVFGELDKSQSPRMETLVQSFNEAGITCKASDDIEADIWKKFISICVSALMAVTKTTYGEMCELKETRTMMLELLNEIYDLSQKKGVNIKPNFVDKTVKFIDSLPYNSTSSLTRDVWAGRPSEIEYQNGTVVKLAEKYGLKVPVNQFVYSCILPMEMKARGIKIS from the coding sequence ATGCACATAGCAATTATAGGAACTGGAGGAGTTGGTGGATACTTTGGTGCTAAATTGGCTCAAGCCGGTAATCAGGTAACTTTTTTAGCCCGCGGAGAACATTTAAAAGCCATTAAAAACAATGGATTAGTGGTTAAAAGTATCGATGGCGATTTTGAAGTTAAAGATGTGGCAGTGACTGATACCATTACAGATATTGAATCTCCTGATTTAGTTATTATTGCAGTTAAAGCATGGCAAATAAAGGAAGTACGAGATGATATCGCTAAAATATTACATCCAGGAAGTATGGTTTTACCATTGCAAAACGGTGTAATGGCAGCTGAAGAATTAAGCGAAGTAATTGATACTTCTTATACATTAAATGGTTTGTGCCGTATTATTAGTAAGATTGATGGCCCAGGTGTAATAAATCATTTTGGTGTAAAACCCGAAATTGTTTTCGGAGAATTGGATAAGTCTCAAAGTCCAAGAATGGAAACGTTGGTGCAATCATTCAATGAAGCAGGTATTACCTGTAAAGCCTCAGATGATATTGAAGCAGATATTTGGAAGAAATTTATTTCTATTTGTGTAAGTGCATTAATGGCCGTAACAAAAACTACGTATGGCGAAATGTGCGAATTAAAGGAAACACGTACAATGATGTTGGAACTCTTAAATGAAATTTATGATTTATCACAGAAAAAAGGAGTAAATATTAAGCCAAATTTTGTTGATAAAACAGTCAAATTTATCGATTCTCTCCCATATAATTCAACATCTTCATTAACACGTGATGTATGGGCAGGACGTCCTTCGGAAATAGAATATCAGAATGGAACGGTAGTGAAATTAGCTGAGAAATATGGATTGAAAGTTCCTGTTAATCAATTTGTGTACAGTTGTATATTGCCAATGGAGATGAAGGCGAGAGGTATAAAAATATCGTAA
- a CDS encoding autotransporter-associated beta strand repeat-containing protein, with the protein MKKIYLFILLLQVILLSNQLNAQQLAFPGAEGFGKYTVGGRYGSVYHVTNLNDSGTGSLRDAMSQSNRIIVFDVAGVIKINSTLSAKSNLYVAGQTAPGEGITVYGNRVTFSGANNSICRYMKFRMGEKYGDSGKDALGVSNGSNMIFDHCSISWGRDETFSINWDGKGTEPTNITIQNCIVGQGLMSHSAGGLIQTNGGVTLYRNLYVDNDTRNCKIKGVNQYANNMVYNWRSAAYIMGGDSEGLSYANCVSNYFIKGPDDGGTPLSRANANFHIYADDNWYDADKNGSLNGALVPYSDYEGGPTFMDDRFDYPVLPIISSQEVYGSLIPDVGASLPCRDYVDYYLINEVKSLGAEGKIITSEEELPFGAPDSWSLWGGNSRVDSDGDGIPDWWETANGLDPNSANDAMVIAANGYANIENYINSIDITYSQLYLRKPLNLRLAESTQTTLTLEWYDYTDQEDGYIIEREINGVYTQIGTTGVDEFIFVVENLEPEEEGVFRVKAFNSSIESQYSEVLTCKTKPVPVDVVDLETFEEDMSWNSGEDKSWNTTSLNWSNSETQVSFSNDKKVLFPSMSEAQTIDITEEVQPDIMVVNADSDYSFSGNAIGGGTSVNKAGTGILTLAGTNSYTGATVIHEGIMKINTLANGGVASSIGASQNYDFNWVWLGGEIQYTGSSVSTDRNVALDGNTHFSINNSNSIVTFTGSIGGQGGLTKSGDGTLVLKNVNPYLGQTVVAGGTLELNGMTALTNTAGMGTSGQVVLSGGRLNLWGGESSNYETYNFNMEVKAGTSSHFQMDKTCYLKGSVSGEGVLNYDIYYVREYIQGDWSQFSGTLYANGMGTTNDGTQFMLDNVNGIPNARLVTTGKTKIICWKNASTMRLGGLSGESGTKLCGADKQNNSATMKWIVGGAGTDEIFNGIINNECSKSNYNGTTSIVKEGIGIWRLTGYNTYRGTTVVNDGKLIVNGTHTSTANTTVEGGVLAGKGKLSGRVIVKSGGTLEAGDESISAFSVGGLTLNSGSVVNMDVDMVAKVKDMISSTGSITYGGVLQLNITGQVNAGNAIALFSGSSHIGSFEEIIPASPGEGLEWNFEDGVLYVVASTGIEKVDLSDVEVYPNPVVNVLNLNLTKELVNVEVKIRTISGREIIVNKFARTSNISMPVDQLPAGFYLVELVVDGQTLKTFKIIKE; encoded by the coding sequence ATGAAAAAAATCTATTTATTTATCCTGCTCTTGCAGGTGATTTTACTATCAAATCAACTAAATGCACAACAATTGGCATTCCCCGGTGCCGAAGGTTTTGGAAAATACACAGTAGGTGGGCGTTATGGTTCTGTTTATCATGTTACCAACCTGAATGATTCTGGTACAGGATCTTTGAGAGATGCAATGAGTCAAAGCAATCGAATTATTGTTTTTGATGTTGCAGGGGTTATTAAAATTAATTCTACTTTATCTGCAAAATCTAATTTATACGTTGCTGGTCAAACTGCACCCGGAGAAGGAATTACTGTTTATGGTAATCGAGTAACTTTTTCAGGTGCCAATAATAGTATATGTCGTTATATGAAGTTCAGAATGGGCGAAAAATATGGCGACAGTGGAAAAGATGCTCTAGGAGTATCAAATGGTTCCAATATGATATTCGATCATTGTTCTATTTCATGGGGTAGAGATGAAACATTCTCTATTAATTGGGATGGAAAAGGTACAGAACCTACCAATATTACTATTCAAAACTGTATTGTGGGGCAGGGATTAATGAGTCACTCTGCAGGTGGATTAATTCAAACGAATGGTGGAGTAACCTTATATCGGAACCTATATGTTGATAATGACACACGCAATTGTAAAATTAAAGGTGTTAATCAATACGCCAACAATATGGTATACAATTGGAGAAGTGCTGCCTATATTATGGGAGGTGATTCGGAAGGTTTATCATATGCCAATTGTGTAAGTAATTATTTTATAAAAGGACCTGATGACGGTGGTACCCCTTTAAGTAGAGCTAATGCTAATTTTCATATTTATGCAGATGATAATTGGTATGATGCTGATAAAAATGGTTCTTTAAATGGTGCATTAGTGCCTTATTCTGATTACGAAGGAGGTCCGACTTTTATGGATGATAGATTTGATTATCCCGTATTACCAATAATTAGTTCACAAGAGGTATATGGTTCATTAATTCCGGATGTGGGGGCATCTTTACCTTGCCGCGATTATGTAGATTATTACCTTATTAATGAAGTGAAGTCTTTAGGGGCCGAAGGTAAGATTATTACATCAGAGGAAGAGTTGCCTTTTGGTGCTCCGGATAGTTGGAGTTTGTGGGGTGGTAACAGTCGCGTAGATTCTGATGGAGATGGTATACCCGACTGGTGGGAAACAGCTAATGGTTTAGATCCAAACTCGGCTAATGATGCAATGGTAATTGCAGCTAATGGTTATGCTAACATCGAAAACTATATCAATAGCATTGATATAACTTATTCGCAATTATACCTACGTAAACCACTTAATCTTCGTTTAGCAGAGTCGACACAAACTACATTGACTCTAGAATGGTATGATTATACCGATCAGGAAGATGGCTATATAATAGAACGTGAGATAAATGGTGTTTATACTCAAATTGGAACAACAGGAGTAGATGAGTTTATTTTTGTTGTCGAAAATCTTGAACCAGAAGAAGAAGGTGTTTTTCGTGTGAAGGCCTTTAATTCAAGTATAGAATCGCAATATTCTGAAGTACTAACCTGTAAAACCAAACCAGTTCCTGTTGATGTTGTCGATTTGGAAACATTTGAGGAGGATATGAGCTGGAATTCCGGAGAAGATAAAAGTTGGAACACTACATCTTTAAACTGGTCTAATTCTGAAACTCAGGTGAGTTTTTCAAATGATAAAAAGGTATTGTTTCCATCTATGTCCGAAGCTCAAACTATTGATATTACAGAAGAAGTTCAGCCCGATATTATGGTTGTAAATGCGGATAGTGATTATTCTTTTTCAGGAAATGCCATTGGAGGAGGTACTTCGGTAAATAAAGCAGGAACAGGAATTCTGACCTTAGCAGGGACTAATAGTTATACCGGAGCAACTGTAATTCATGAGGGTATTATGAAAATAAATACCCTAGCTAATGGTGGTGTGGCTAGTTCAATTGGAGCATCTCAAAATTATGATTTTAATTGGGTTTGGCTTGGAGGCGAGATCCAGTATACAGGATCATCTGTTAGTACCGATCGAAATGTTGCGTTGGATGGTAATACTCATTTCTCTATTAATAATAGTAATTCAATCGTAACATTTACAGGTAGTATCGGAGGGCAAGGTGGCCTTACAAAATCAGGAGATGGTACATTGGTTCTGAAAAATGTCAATCCTTATTTAGGTCAAACAGTTGTTGCCGGAGGTACATTGGAATTGAATGGAATGACTGCCTTGACTAACACTGCCGGTATGGGAACTTCAGGACAGGTAGTACTAAGTGGAGGTAGGTTAAATCTTTGGGGTGGAGAAAGTTCTAACTACGAGACTTATAACTTCAATATGGAAGTAAAAGCCGGTACTAGTAGTCATTTCCAGATGGATAAAACCTGTTATTTAAAAGGTAGCGTAAGTGGTGAAGGTGTATTAAATTATGATATTTATTACGTTAGAGAATATATTCAGGGAGATTGGTCTCAATTTAGTGGTACTTTATATGCCAATGGCATGGGAACAACTAATGATGGCACTCAGTTTATGTTAGATAATGTCAATGGAATTCCAAATGCCAGATTAGTAACAACAGGTAAAACAAAAATAATTTGTTGGAAAAATGCAAGTACAATGCGGTTAGGTGGATTATCTGGGGAATCAGGAACTAAACTTTGTGGTGCTGATAAACAAAATAATTCGGCTACAATGAAGTGGATTGTTGGTGGTGCAGGTACAGATGAAATATTTAATGGAATTATCAATAATGAATGTTCGAAAAGTAATTATAATGGAACAACCAGCATTGTAAAAGAAGGAATTGGTATTTGGCGATTAACAGGTTATAATACTTATAGAGGAACAACAGTTGTTAATGATGGAAAATTAATAGTTAATGGAACTCATACTTCAACAGCTAATACAACCGTAGAAGGAGGTGTTTTAGCCGGGAAAGGTAAATTATCGGGTAGAGTGATTGTAAAATCGGGAGGTACACTTGAGGCAGGAGATGAATCCATAAGTGCTTTTTCGGTAGGAGGGCTTACGCTTAATAGTGGAAGTGTTGTTAATATGGATGTTGATATGGTAGCTAAAGTCAAAGATATGATTAGCTCAACCGGAAGTATCACTTATGGTGGAGTTTTGCAATTAAATATTACAGGTCAGGTAAATGCAGGTAATGCAATCGCTTTATTTAGTGGATCTTCTCACATTGGATCATTCGAAGAAATTATTCCAGCATCGCCTGGTGAAGGCTTAGAGTGGAATTTCGAAGATGGAGTATTATATGTGGTTGCTTCAACTGGAATTGAGAAGGTTGATTTATCAGATGTTGAAGTTTACCCTAATCCGGTTGTGAATGTGCTCAATCTTAATTTAACTAAAGAGTTAGTCAATGTTGAAGTAAAAATCAGAACTATTTCTGGAAGAGAAATAATTGTTAATAAATTTGCTCGAACTAGTAATATTTCTATGCCGGTTGATCAACTTCCTGCTGGCTTTTATTTGGTTGAATTAGTAGTCGATGGGCAGACTCTTAAAACGTTTAAAATTATAAAAGAATAA